ATCAATACATCCCTAAACCAGGAAAGAAAACAAAACGTCCTCTCTCCATCCCAACCATGTATGACCGGGCAATGCAGGCCCTCTATGCTCTGGCACTTCAACCAGTTGCAGAAACGAGTGCTGATGCTAGGTCATTTGGGTTTCGATTGTTTCGAAGTGCACAGGATGCAGCACAGTATGCATTTATTTGCCTTCACAATCCAAAATCAGCCCCATGGATACTTGAAGGGGATATTAAAGGATGTTTTGACAATATATCTCATGAA
The nucleotide sequence above comes from Methanosarcinales archaeon. Encoded proteins:
- a CDS encoding group II intron reverse transcriptase domain-containing protein gives rise to the protein MPKPGKKTKRPLSIPTMYDRAMQALYALALQPVAETSADARSFGFRLFRSAQDAAQYAFICLHNPKSAPWILEGDIKGCFDNISHE